In Archangium lipolyticum, a single genomic region encodes these proteins:
- a CDS encoding PhoX family protein, protein MQSGYSRWERRTGRLVLASLTALALSACTGETGPKGDNGEPGAPGAPGAPGPQGPAGNVKSLSFTPVNAARTDAEKRAVYASPKANVNGKEVSIQYETVLRSGQTVGEHVFGRMIQKDGKPVKNTDGSDFISPSNDFSALIQTGNKIFELTQFETTPASMYLSELRQDANGKLTATSTRPIDFSGVEGYWIPCAGSVSPWNTNLSSEEYPSDARKFEDAKTVSSLPSADRSMLRYWGLDPATATIEQAKAVYSPYRYGFVVEVAVDGSGTTTVKKHYAAGRRALELAYVMPDRRTAYLSDDGTNDGFYMFVAKREGDLSEGQLYAARWFQTTASGLPSGRADIYWIPLGPSATNAEVKALIDGGIKFSDIFETEDQAPNGTCPSAESGFRAINTETGRECLRLKPGQELAASRLESRRYAAYVGATTEFRKTEGITYNVAAHRLYVSFSELNNGMISDPTNRDLGGPNHVQVARNDCGAVYEMVVSRNADIGSDYVVESASPLVEGVWLNAPGSANPYPSNSPFYDPSFTYVNSSGDSVKGTANTCSVNGIANPDNLSFINGYDTLLIGEDTVEGHQNDMVWSYNIVTRELTRIFSAPYGSETTGVYFYPDINGFAYIKAQVQHPYGESDVEKLGADLAEAQRLSQSYTGYIGPFPAMN, encoded by the coding sequence ATGCAATCGGGTTATTCGAGGTGGGAGCGCCGGACGGGGCGTCTGGTGCTGGCGTCCCTGACCGCGCTCGCGCTCTCCGCGTGTACGGGCGAGACGGGGCCCAAGGGCGACAACGGCGAGCCGGGAGCACCGGGAGCCCCAGGGGCACCGGGCCCGCAGGGGCCGGCCGGCAATGTCAAATCTCTCAGCTTCACGCCGGTGAACGCCGCGCGCACGGATGCGGAGAAGCGAGCCGTCTACGCCAGCCCGAAGGCGAACGTGAACGGCAAGGAGGTCTCCATCCAGTACGAGACCGTGCTGCGCTCCGGTCAGACCGTGGGCGAGCACGTCTTCGGCCGGATGATCCAGAAGGACGGCAAGCCGGTGAAGAACACGGACGGCTCGGACTTCATCTCTCCGTCCAACGACTTCTCGGCGCTCATCCAGACGGGCAACAAGATCTTCGAGCTCACCCAGTTCGAGACCACGCCCGCGTCGATGTACCTCTCCGAGCTGCGTCAGGACGCGAATGGCAAGCTCACGGCCACCAGCACCCGGCCGATCGACTTCTCCGGCGTGGAGGGCTACTGGATTCCCTGCGCGGGCAGCGTGTCGCCGTGGAACACGAACCTGAGCAGCGAGGAGTACCCGTCGGATGCGCGCAAGTTTGAAGATGCCAAGACGGTGAGCAGCCTTCCCTCGGCGGATCGCTCGATGCTTCGCTACTGGGGGCTCGATCCGGCCACGGCCACCATCGAGCAGGCCAAGGCCGTCTATTCGCCCTACCGCTATGGCTTCGTGGTCGAGGTCGCGGTGGACGGCTCGGGCACCACCACCGTCAAGAAGCACTACGCGGCGGGCCGGCGTGCGCTCGAGCTGGCCTATGTGATGCCGGATCGCAGGACCGCCTACCTGAGCGATGACGGCACCAATGACGGCTTCTACATGTTCGTGGCGAAGCGGGAGGGGGACCTGTCCGAGGGCCAGCTCTACGCGGCGCGGTGGTTCCAGACCACCGCTTCGGGCCTGCCCTCGGGCCGGGCGGACATCTACTGGATTCCGCTGGGCCCCAGCGCGACGAACGCCGAGGTGAAGGCGCTGATCGACGGTGGCATCAAGTTCTCCGACATCTTCGAGACCGAGGACCAGGCCCCCAATGGCACCTGCCCGAGCGCGGAATCCGGGTTCCGTGCCATCAACACCGAGACCGGCCGTGAGTGCCTGCGGCTGAAGCCCGGTCAGGAGCTGGCGGCCTCCCGCCTGGAGAGCCGCCGTTACGCGGCCTACGTCGGCGCCACCACCGAGTTCCGCAAGACCGAGGGCATCACGTACAACGTGGCCGCCCACCGGCTCTACGTGTCCTTCAGCGAGCTGAACAACGGGATGATCAGCGACCCGACGAACAGGGATCTCGGCGGGCCGAATCACGTCCAGGTCGCCCGCAACGACTGCGGCGCGGTCTACGAGATGGTGGTGTCGCGCAACGCGGACATCGGCAGTGACTACGTGGTCGAATCCGCTTCGCCGCTGGTCGAGGGCGTGTGGCTGAATGCTCCTGGCTCCGCCAACCCCTACCCGAGCAACAGCCCCTTCTACGATCCCTCCTTCACGTACGTGAACAGCAGCGGTGACTCCGTGAAGGGGACCGCGAACACGTGCAGCGTGAACGGCATCGCCAATCCCGACAACCTGTCCTTCATCAACGGGTATGACACGCTGCTCATCGGCGAGGACACCGTCGAGGGCCACCAGAACGACATGGTCTGGTCCTACAACATCGTCACGCGTGAGCTGACCCGCATCTTCTCCGCCCCCTACGGCTCGGAGACGACGGGCGTCTACTTCTACCCGGACATCAATGGCTTCGCGTACATCAAGGCGCAGGTGCAGCACCCCTACGGTGAGTCCGACGTCGAGAAGCTGGGGGCGGACCTGGCCGAGGCGCAGCGCCTGAGTCAGTCGTACACCGGTTACATCGGCCCGTTCCCGGCGATGAACTGA